A window of the Rhizobium brockwellii genome harbors these coding sequences:
- a CDS encoding DUF1254 domain-containing protein has translation MLRIFFAVLTGLFGAALLHLVIILSLPHFTGRDAATRVEAEGDLNNFYLLGDQYDEAGLANGDPFLRTAVCSFDVEDTPVHFTAKGNVPFWSIAIYDSASNEVFSMNDRTSVGGALDVLAGSPIQLTDLRKNLPQELQQAILVEMARPDGYAVLRTLAPQASFDEAARNFLTEAGCEQFVAR, from the coding sequence ATGCTTAGGATATTCTTCGCGGTCCTGACCGGCCTTTTCGGCGCAGCCCTGCTGCATCTCGTCATCATCCTGTCGCTGCCGCATTTCACCGGCAGGGATGCGGCGACCCGCGTGGAGGCAGAAGGCGACCTCAATAATTTCTACCTGCTCGGCGACCAGTATGACGAGGCCGGCCTTGCCAATGGCGACCCCTTCCTGCGCACCGCGGTCTGCTCCTTCGACGTCGAGGATACGCCTGTGCATTTCACCGCCAAGGGCAATGTGCCCTTCTGGTCGATCGCGATCTACGACAGCGCCTCCAACGAGGTCTTCAGCATGAACGACAGGACGTCGGTCGGCGGGGCGCTCGATGTGCTGGCCGGCAGTCCGATCCAGCTGACAGACCTGCGCAAAAACTTGCCCCAGGAGCTGCAGCAGGCGATCCTGGTGGAGATGGCACGGCCGGACGGTTATGCCGTGCTGCGGACGCTGGCGCCGCAGGCGAGCTTCGATGAGGCCGCGCGGAACTTCCTCACGGAAGCCGGCTGCGAGCAATTCGTCGCCCGCTGA
- a CDS encoding DUF1214 domain-containing protein encodes MFRFPLFIAITLIVAFGGGIMISLYALDATQGFGAIKLGAWEAFPALQTVEADPYAKSHRARAGKLLYGSAEGLTFTASVDDEGARLNAGCRYRISGQTPPARLWTLFTADNGGNPAAVTTGHPSALNSWTVLRQQDSSFSIEISAVAQPGNWLALPQAGTFRLVLTLFDTPTAGSSGVIDLAMPKLTKTGCGNA; translated from the coding sequence GTGTTTCGATTCCCCCTCTTTATCGCGATCACGCTGATCGTCGCCTTTGGCGGCGGGATCATGATTTCGCTTTATGCGCTGGATGCGACACAGGGGTTTGGGGCGATCAAGCTCGGTGCCTGGGAGGCCTTTCCAGCGCTGCAGACGGTCGAGGCCGATCCTTATGCCAAGTCGCACCGGGCGCGCGCCGGCAAGCTGCTCTATGGCAGCGCCGAGGGCCTAACGTTTACGGCGAGCGTCGACGACGAGGGCGCGCGGCTGAATGCCGGCTGCCGCTACCGCATCAGCGGTCAGACGCCGCCTGCCCGGCTCTGGACCCTCTTTACCGCCGACAATGGCGGCAATCCGGCGGCGGTCACGACCGGCCATCCCTCAGCGCTGAATTCCTGGACGGTGCTGCGCCAGCAAGATAGCAGCTTCTCGATCGAGATCTCCGCCGTCGCACAGCCGGGCAACTGGCTGGCCTTGCCACAGGCCGGCACCTTCCGACTGGTGCTGACGCTGTTCGACACCCCGACCGCCGGCAGTTCCGGCGTGATCGACCTCGCCATGCCGAAGCTCACCAAGACCGGATGTGGCAATGCTTAG
- a CDS encoding transglycosylase domain-containing protein codes for MQDPDNPGNGPGNGPENGPEKRPGKAANEAAEKRPAKSRHILLRIDSWIDSTVWNAGFRAAEIWEDITIFFRRFRVRGWKRMVFELAGEGLTLGAAGSVLMLLLAQPAFEATNEDWRNRGDFAVTFTDRYGNVIGHRGVIHQNSVPIDELPDSLIKSVIATEDRRFFDHFGIDFIGLFRAMSENARAGEVVQGGSTLTQQLAKNLFLSNERSIDRKVTEAFLALWLEANLSKKEILSTYLDRAYMGGGTFGAAAAAQFYFGKNITDVNLAESAMLAGLFKAPAKYAPHVNLPAARARANEVLTNLVQSGLMTEGQVIAARRNPATVVDRNEVESPDFFLDWAFDEVQRLSSRFHQHSLIVRTTIDMGIQQAAEDSVETSLREYGEAYHAKQGAMVMIENGGAVRAMVGGRDYGESQFNRASRALRQPGSSFKVYTYAVAMESGMTPQTTIVDAPIYWGNWSPHNYANRYAGRITLETAIAQSINTVPVRLAKEKLGIQPIRAMAKNLGVETPIRDDVTIPIGTSEVTVLDQATAYATFPAGGYQSRRHGITQILDYDGDVLYDFDRDEPAPKRVLSEQADAYMNQMLSRVPYVGTARKAALDNGILTAGKTGTTQAYRDAWFVGFTGNYTCAVWFGNDDYTSTNEMTGGSLPAMTFKRAMDYAHQGVTLRAIPGVENPLPSEKDLAKTAAAKPQDGLPQLIRPRMLSVQSTDILRKLGEKLKDAAPLAPAKVASAE; via the coding sequence GTGCAGGATCCGGACAACCCAGGAAATGGGCCAGGAAATGGGCCAGAAAACGGGCCAGAAAAAAGGCCCGGAAAAGCGGCGAACGAGGCAGCGGAAAAGCGGCCGGCAAAGAGCCGTCACATTCTGCTGCGCATCGATTCCTGGATCGATTCGACCGTCTGGAACGCCGGCTTCCGCGCCGCCGAGATCTGGGAAGACATTACCATTTTCTTCCGCCGCTTCCGTGTGCGCGGCTGGAAGCGCATGGTCTTCGAACTTGCCGGCGAAGGGCTGACGCTCGGGGCGGCCGGCTCGGTGCTGATGCTGCTGCTTGCCCAGCCCGCCTTCGAGGCGACCAACGAAGACTGGCGCAACCGCGGCGATTTCGCCGTCACCTTCACCGACCGCTACGGCAACGTCATCGGCCATCGCGGCGTCATCCACCAGAATTCCGTGCCGATCGACGAATTGCCGGATTCACTGATCAAATCGGTGATCGCCACCGAGGACCGGCGCTTTTTCGACCATTTCGGCATCGACTTCATCGGCCTCTTCCGCGCCATGAGCGAGAATGCGCGCGCCGGCGAAGTCGTCCAAGGCGGCTCGACACTGACGCAGCAGCTCGCCAAGAACCTGTTCCTGTCCAATGAACGCTCGATCGACCGCAAGGTCACCGAGGCGTTCCTGGCACTGTGGCTCGAGGCGAACCTTTCCAAGAAGGAAATCCTCTCCACCTATCTTGACCGCGCCTATATGGGCGGCGGCACTTTTGGCGCAGCGGCGGCGGCGCAGTTCTATTTCGGCAAGAACATCACCGATGTGAACCTTGCCGAATCCGCCATGCTCGCCGGCCTGTTCAAGGCGCCGGCGAAATACGCGCCGCATGTCAACCTGCCGGCGGCGCGTGCCCGCGCCAACGAAGTGCTGACCAATCTGGTGCAGAGCGGGTTGATGACCGAGGGCCAGGTGATCGCCGCCAGGCGCAATCCGGCCACCGTCGTCGACCGCAACGAGGTGGAATCGCCCGATTTCTTCCTCGATTGGGCTTTCGACGAGGTGCAGCGGCTTTCGTCGCGCTTCCACCAGCATTCGCTGATCGTGCGCACGACGATCGACATGGGCATCCAGCAGGCGGCGGAGGATTCGGTCGAGACGTCGCTGCGCGAATATGGCGAGGCCTATCACGCCAAGCAGGGCGCGATGGTGATGATCGAAAATGGCGGCGCCGTCCGCGCCATGGTCGGCGGCCGGGATTACGGCGAGAGCCAGTTCAACCGCGCCAGCAGGGCTCTGCGCCAGCCAGGCTCGTCCTTCAAGGTCTACACTTATGCGGTGGCGATGGAGAGCGGCATGACGCCGCAGACGACGATCGTCGATGCGCCGATCTACTGGGGCAACTGGAGCCCGCACAATTACGCAAACCGCTATGCCGGCCGCATCACGCTCGAGACCGCGATCGCCCAGTCGATCAACACCGTGCCGGTGCGGCTTGCCAAGGAAAAACTCGGTATTCAGCCGATCCGGGCGATGGCGAAAAACCTCGGTGTGGAAACGCCGATCCGCGATGACGTCACCATCCCGATCGGCACTTCCGAGGTGACGGTGCTCGACCAGGCGACCGCCTATGCCACCTTCCCGGCCGGCGGCTACCAGTCGCGCCGCCACGGCATCACCCAGATCCTCGACTACGATGGCGACGTGCTCTACGATTTCGACCGCGACGAGCCGGCGCCGAAGCGTGTGCTCTCCGAACAGGCCGACGCCTATATGAACCAGATGCTATCGCGCGTTCCCTATGTCGGCACGGCGCGCAAGGCGGCCCTCGACAACGGCATCCTGACGGCCGGCAAAACCGGCACGACCCAGGCCTATCGCGACGCCTGGTTCGTCGGCTTCACCGGCAATTACACCTGCGCCGTCTGGTTCGGCAATGACGACTACACCTCGACCAACGAGATGACCGGCGGCTCGCTACCGGCGATGACCTTCAAGCGCGCCATGGACTACGCCCATCAGGGCGTCACGCTGCGCGCCATCCCCGGCGTCGAAAACCCCCTGCCCTCGGAAAAGGATCTCGCCAAGACCGCCGCCGCCAAGCCGCAGGACGGATTGCCGCAGCTTATCCGGCCGCGCATGCTCTCGGTTCAATCGACCGACATCCTCAGGAAGCTTGGCGAAAAGTTGAAGGATGCCGCCCCGCTCGCGCCGGCGAAGGTGGCGAGCGCGGAGTAG
- a CDS encoding YcgN family cysteine cluster protein, translating into MNDLPFWKSKTLAEMTVVEWESLCDGCGLCCLNKIEEWDSGDIYFTSVSCKLLDGESCRCSSYENRWDFVPDCVQLTKENVPDIAWLPPTCGYRLVNEGRDLYWWHPLVSGDPETVHAAGISARGRAINENEIDLDDLEDYVVDWPLTVGEEKDDEDA; encoded by the coding sequence ATGAACGATCTGCCCTTCTGGAAGAGCAAGACGCTTGCCGAAATGACCGTCGTCGAGTGGGAAAGCCTCTGCGACGGCTGCGGCCTCTGTTGTCTCAACAAGATCGAGGAATGGGATAGTGGCGATATCTATTTCACCTCGGTCAGTTGCAAGCTTCTCGACGGCGAAAGCTGTCGCTGCTCCAGCTATGAGAACCGCTGGGATTTCGTGCCGGACTGCGTGCAGCTGACCAAGGAGAACGTGCCTGACATCGCCTGGCTGCCGCCCACCTGCGGCTACCGGCTGGTCAATGAAGGCCGCGACCTCTACTGGTGGCACCCGCTCGTCTCCGGCGACCCGGAGACCGTCCATGCCGCCGGCATTTCCGCGCGAGGCCGCGCGATCAATGAAAATGAGATCGATCTCGACGATCTCGAGGACTACGTCGTCGACTGGCCGCTGACCGTGGGCGAGGAGAAGGACGACGAGGACGCTTGA
- a CDS encoding TerC family protein, whose amino-acid sequence MNLSFLFVEWLGTPLWMWSSFFALVIAILSFDLGILHKQNKEIGVGESVRLSALYIALGLAFGGWVWWYLGSEAGLAYMTGFVVEKTLALDNVFVIALIFSFFAVPRIYQHRVLFWGILGVIVLRAIMIGVGATLVAEFAWLLYIFAAFLIVTGIKMLVIKEAEPDVSKNILVRFMRSRFNVTEEHHGERFFVRKANPRTGRMTWFITPLFMALVMVEVADVIFAVDSVPAIFAITTDPFIVYTSNIFAILGLRALYFALAAMIHRFRYLKPALAIVLIFIGSKIFLADLLGLEKFPAALSLSITFAIIAAGVVWSLLKTRDPQQPA is encoded by the coding sequence TTGAATCTCTCTTTTTTGTTCGTCGAGTGGCTGGGAACGCCGCTCTGGATGTGGTCGAGCTTTTTCGCCCTCGTCATCGCCATTCTGTCGTTCGACCTCGGTATTCTTCATAAGCAGAACAAGGAAATCGGCGTCGGCGAAAGCGTCAGGCTTTCCGCTCTCTATATCGCGCTCGGCCTTGCCTTCGGTGGTTGGGTATGGTGGTACCTCGGCTCCGAGGCCGGCCTTGCCTATATGACGGGCTTCGTCGTCGAAAAGACGCTGGCCCTCGACAACGTCTTCGTCATCGCCCTGATCTTCTCCTTCTTTGCCGTGCCGCGTATCTACCAGCACCGGGTGCTCTTCTGGGGCATTCTCGGCGTCATCGTGCTGCGCGCCATCATGATCGGCGTCGGCGCGACGCTGGTCGCCGAATTCGCCTGGCTTCTCTATATCTTCGCTGCTTTCCTGATCGTCACCGGCATCAAGATGCTGGTCATCAAGGAGGCAGAGCCTGATGTTTCGAAGAACATCCTCGTGCGCTTCATGCGCAGCCGCTTCAACGTTACCGAGGAACATCACGGCGAACGGTTCTTCGTCAGGAAGGCAAATCCCAGGACGGGCAGGATGACCTGGTTCATCACGCCGCTCTTCATGGCGCTGGTGATGGTCGAAGTGGCCGACGTTATCTTCGCCGTGGATTCGGTCCCCGCGATCTTCGCAATCACCACCGATCCGTTCATCGTCTACACCTCGAACATCTTCGCGATCCTCGGCCTTCGCGCCCTTTACTTCGCGCTTGCGGCGATGATCCACCGCTTCCGTTACCTGAAGCCGGCGCTTGCCATCGTGCTGATCTTCATCGGCTCGAAGATCTTCCTCGCCGATCTGCTGGGCCTTGAAAAATTCCCGGCCGCGCTCTCGCTCAGCATCACCTTCGCGATCATCGCTGCCGGCGTGGTCTGGAGCCTTCTCAAGACGCGGGATCCGCAGCAGCCCGCCTGA
- a CDS encoding exopolysaccharide biosynthesis protein produces MPDQDENRRPPCGVATARLREMLELARMKGGLSIGEALEAMGSTSIAFTILFLAIPALTPIPGPFGMVFGTALALVSLQIVAGGRKVWLPAIVRDRRVSSTTLDLVVGHAVPVIARVEKVVRAGRLQAFTGPTVQALLGIPVFLLAVVIALPIPFGNILPVFSLVVLAVALMERDGLVTLIGLLLTLATIVATAALLYFIKAMIFTAS; encoded by the coding sequence ATGCCTGATCAAGACGAAAATAGACGGCCGCCGTGCGGTGTAGCCACCGCGCGGCTCCGGGAGATGCTGGAACTCGCCCGGATGAAGGGCGGCCTCTCCATCGGCGAGGCTCTGGAGGCGATGGGCTCGACCAGCATCGCCTTCACCATCCTGTTCCTGGCAATCCCGGCGCTGACTCCGATTCCCGGGCCGTTCGGAATGGTTTTCGGCACCGCGCTGGCGCTGGTTTCCCTCCAGATCGTTGCGGGCGGCCGGAAGGTCTGGCTGCCCGCCATCGTCAGGGATCGCCGGGTTTCGTCGACGACGCTCGATCTCGTCGTGGGTCACGCGGTTCCGGTGATCGCCCGGGTGGAGAAGGTCGTGCGCGCCGGCCGGCTGCAGGCCTTCACCGGCCCGACGGTGCAGGCGCTTCTCGGCATTCCTGTCTTCCTGCTCGCCGTGGTGATCGCGCTGCCGATTCCCTTCGGCAATATTCTGCCGGTGTTCTCGCTGGTGGTGCTCGCCGTCGCCCTGATGGAGCGGGATGGTCTCGTCACCCTGATCGGACTGCTGCTTACATTGGCGACCATCGTCGCGACCGCCGCCTTGCTTTATTTTATCAAGGCGATGATCTTCACAGCCTCTTAA
- a CDS encoding TetR family transcriptional regulator produces MPRRRTVSDEQLLAMVLAVIQAEGPEAATFAAVAKASGLSGSTLVQRFATKAAMLRAALLYAWDRLDAETARLAETVPKTPEGAVALLVGLSLDYGDNAAAYGEGLLVLREDFRDPMLRARGAAWGAALTAAIARCFGSAKAPEMIARLMLSQWQGSLIWWGFGAEGPVAAYVETELRHFLAAVPVHSA; encoded by the coding sequence ATGCCGCGTCGCCGCACAGTGTCAGATGAACAGCTTCTCGCCATGGTGCTGGCGGTGATCCAAGCCGAGGGGCCGGAGGCGGCGACCTTTGCGGCGGTGGCGAAAGCCAGCGGCCTTTCCGGCTCGACGCTGGTGCAGCGTTTTGCCACGAAAGCGGCGATGCTGCGCGCCGCGCTGCTTTATGCCTGGGACAGGCTTGATGCGGAAACGGCGCGGCTTGCCGAGACCGTGCCGAAAACGCCGGAAGGCGCCGTCGCGCTGCTCGTCGGCCTGTCGCTGGATTACGGCGATAATGCCGCCGCCTATGGCGAGGGACTGCTGGTGCTTCGCGAGGATTTTCGCGATCCGATGCTGCGTGCCCGGGGTGCCGCCTGGGGAGCGGCACTTACGGCGGCAATCGCTCGATGTTTCGGATCGGCGAAGGCGCCGGAGATGATCGCCCGGCTGATGCTGTCGCAATGGCAGGGTTCGCTCATCTGGTGGGGTTTTGGCGCCGAAGGGCCGGTGGCCGCCTATGTCGAGACGGAGTTGCGGCATTTCCTCGCCGCGGTACCTGTCCATTCAGCTTAA
- a CDS encoding SDR family oxidoreductase, whose translation MTANLREKVALVAGATRGAGRGIAVELGAAGATVYVTGRTTRAQQSEYIRPETIEETAELVTAAGGKGIAVQVDHLVKQQVEALVARIRGEAGRLDILVNDIWGCEKLFEWDKAVWEHSLDKGLRMLQLGIETHLITAHYALPLMIERPGGLLVEMTDGTAEYNATHYRLSPFYDLVKTGVTRMAWAHAQDLAKHGATAVSITPGWLRSEMMLDAYGVREENWCEATKVQPHFAISETPHFVGRAVAAIAADPDRARWNGQSLSSGEVAKTYGFDDIDGSRPDCWRYMVEVQEPGRPADVTGYR comes from the coding sequence GTGACAGCGAATTTGCGGGAGAAAGTTGCCTTGGTGGCGGGTGCCACGCGCGGCGCCGGCCGCGGCATCGCGGTGGAGCTCGGCGCCGCCGGCGCCACCGTCTACGTGACCGGGCGCACGACGCGCGCCCAGCAATCCGAATATATTAGGCCGGAGACGATCGAAGAGACGGCCGAGCTGGTAACCGCCGCAGGCGGTAAGGGTATCGCCGTGCAGGTGGACCATCTCGTCAAGCAACAGGTCGAGGCGCTGGTCGCCCGCATCCGCGGCGAAGCCGGCCGGCTCGATATTCTCGTCAACGACATCTGGGGTTGCGAGAAACTGTTCGAATGGGACAAGGCCGTCTGGGAGCATTCGCTGGACAAGGGCCTGCGCATGCTGCAGCTGGGCATCGAGACGCATTTGATTACCGCCCATTACGCCCTGCCGCTGATGATCGAGCGGCCGGGCGGATTGCTGGTGGAGATGACCGACGGCACGGCCGAATACAATGCCACCCATTACCGGCTGTCGCCGTTTTACGACCTCGTCAAGACGGGCGTCACCCGCATGGCCTGGGCGCATGCGCAAGATTTGGCGAAACACGGCGCCACCGCCGTTTCGATCACGCCGGGCTGGCTGCGCTCCGAAATGATGCTGGATGCTTATGGTGTTCGTGAGGAGAACTGGTGCGAGGCGACGAAAGTGCAGCCGCATTTCGCCATTTCCGAAACGCCGCATTTCGTCGGCCGGGCCGTTGCGGCCATCGCCGCCGATCCCGACCGCGCCCGCTGGAACGGCCAGTCGCTGTCGAGCGGCGAAGTGGCCAAGACCTACGGCTTCGACGATATCGACGGTTCGCGGCCGGATTGCTGGCGCTACATGGTGGAAGTGCAGGAGCCGGGCAGACCGGCTGACGTGACGGGTTATCGCTAA
- a CDS encoding fatty acid desaturase: MGEPDENPERSRGNAELFAEKRWLKILAGYRQPRAGRSAFELAVTVVPFALFWAAAWAAVHYSFWPGLILVLPAAAFLLRLFMIQHDCGHGSFFARRRVDDWVGRTIGILTLTPYDYWRRAHAEHHASAGNLDERGVGDIETLTIAEYNALSRWGRLGYRLYRHPIVMFGIGPAWLFLFKQRLPFGMMRSGALPWISTMATNLAIAVVAALLIWAVGIVPFLLVHLPTVLLAGAAGVWLFYVQHQFEETHWSKEPEWQFQHAALHGASHYDLPPVLRWITGNIGIHHVHHLSSRVPYYRLPEVLRDHPELADLGRITLMESLRCVKLVLWDEQTKRLVSFREAARLATA, encoded by the coding sequence TTGGGCGAGCCCGACGAAAACCCGGAGCGATCCCGGGGGAATGCCGAGCTTTTCGCTGAAAAGCGCTGGTTGAAGATCCTTGCCGGATATCGCCAGCCGCGAGCCGGACGCAGCGCTTTCGAGCTTGCCGTCACCGTTGTCCCCTTCGCGCTGTTCTGGGCTGCCGCCTGGGCAGCGGTTCACTACAGCTTCTGGCCCGGCCTGATCCTCGTCCTTCCCGCCGCCGCCTTCCTGCTCCGGCTGTTCATGATCCAGCATGATTGCGGCCACGGCTCGTTTTTCGCCCGTCGTCGCGTCGACGACTGGGTTGGACGCACGATCGGCATCCTGACGCTGACGCCCTACGACTATTGGCGCCGGGCGCATGCAGAACACCACGCCTCGGCCGGAAACCTGGACGAACGCGGCGTTGGCGACATCGAAACGCTGACGATCGCCGAATACAACGCGCTGTCGCGCTGGGGCCGGCTCGGCTACCGGCTCTACCGGCACCCGATCGTGATGTTCGGGATCGGACCGGCATGGCTGTTCCTCTTCAAGCAGCGCCTGCCTTTTGGCATGATGCGCTCCGGCGCCCTGCCCTGGATCTCGACCATGGCGACCAATCTTGCCATCGCAGTGGTCGCCGCGCTGCTGATCTGGGCGGTCGGGATCGTCCCCTTCTTACTGGTGCATCTGCCGACCGTTCTTCTGGCAGGTGCTGCCGGCGTCTGGTTGTTCTACGTCCAGCATCAATTCGAGGAAACACATTGGTCGAAGGAGCCGGAGTGGCAGTTCCAGCATGCGGCCCTGCACGGTGCCTCGCATTACGACCTGCCGCCGGTGCTGCGCTGGATCACCGGCAATATCGGCATCCACCACGTACATCATCTGTCTAGCCGGGTGCCTTACTACCGGCTGCCGGAGGTGCTGCGAGATCATCCTGAGCTTGCCGATCTGGGCCGCATCACGCTCATGGAAAGCCTGCGTTGCGTCAAGCTGGTCCTGTGGGACGAACAGACGAAACGACTGGTCTCGTTTCGCGAGGCGGCGCGGCTTGCCACAGCATGA
- a CDS encoding MFS transporter codes for MTLSKSPSGAGLALLLLCAANFLDAMDVSTIGVALPAIQAELGMEATSLQWAVSAYVLGYGGFLLLGGRVADVFGHRRVFLWSLAIFAAASIAGGFVNSGTTLIAARLVKGIAAAFTAPAALALLLSVFGEGTARAKALGVFSSTGAAGFVLGMVLGGAATIISWRATLVMGAPVAILTLFVAPLVLPADPKRTGPRPAFDWAGALTITPGLLLFVFGITNAAAAGWQAFATWGSLVASLALILLFLVVEARHADPMVPLGMFRRAKLRHANAIAALFQGAYVGFQFLATLYYQNVLGWSAFTTGFCFALGGVFVMFLAPRFATLAQNRGATGLMAAGVGLQAFSYIFWVTALGHVDPILLVLFSQIPLGLGYALTYPSVQVAALSDVEDDKAGLASGLLFASFQIGGGIVLAAASAVFGAAPHFGWDPYVAGIAFVALLAVAITLLAAAGPRTSITRRPSYQAAE; via the coding sequence ATGACTCTTTCCAAATCGCCAAGCGGAGCGGGGCTGGCATTGCTGCTGCTCTGCGCCGCCAATTTCCTCGACGCCATGGACGTCTCCACCATTGGCGTTGCGCTCCCCGCCATCCAGGCCGAACTCGGCATGGAGGCGACATCGCTGCAATGGGCGGTCAGCGCCTATGTGCTCGGCTATGGCGGCTTCCTGCTGCTCGGTGGCCGAGTCGCCGACGTTTTCGGCCACCGCCGCGTCTTCCTCTGGTCGCTGGCGATCTTTGCCGCCGCCAGCATCGCCGGCGGCTTCGTCAACAGCGGGACGACGCTGATCGCCGCCCGATTGGTCAAGGGCATTGCCGCCGCCTTCACCGCGCCTGCGGCGCTTGCGCTGCTGCTCTCCGTCTTCGGCGAGGGAACGGCACGGGCAAAGGCGCTCGGGGTCTTCTCCTCCACCGGCGCCGCCGGCTTTGTGCTCGGCATGGTGCTCGGTGGTGCTGCGACGATTATCAGCTGGCGGGCGACACTGGTCATGGGCGCGCCCGTCGCCATCCTGACGCTTTTTGTTGCGCCACTGGTGCTGCCCGCCGACCCGAAAAGGACGGGACCGCGGCCGGCCTTCGACTGGGCCGGCGCGCTGACGATCACCCCTGGGCTGCTGCTCTTCGTCTTCGGCATCACCAATGCTGCGGCCGCTGGCTGGCAGGCTTTTGCGACCTGGGGTTCGCTCGTCGCGTCGCTGGCGCTGATCCTGCTCTTTCTCGTGGTCGAAGCGCGGCATGCCGATCCGATGGTGCCGCTCGGCATGTTCCGGCGGGCCAAGCTCCGGCATGCCAATGCGATTGCCGCCCTCTTCCAGGGCGCCTATGTCGGCTTCCAGTTCCTGGCGACGCTCTATTATCAGAACGTCCTCGGCTGGTCGGCCTTCACGACCGGCTTCTGCTTTGCGCTTGGCGGCGTCTTCGTGATGTTCCTGGCGCCACGTTTTGCGACGTTGGCGCAAAATCGCGGCGCCACCGGGCTGATGGCGGCGGGTGTCGGTCTGCAGGCGTTCAGCTATATCTTCTGGGTGACCGCACTTGGACATGTCGATCCGATCCTGCTCGTGCTGTTCTCGCAGATCCCGCTCGGCCTCGGTTACGCCCTGACCTACCCCTCGGTGCAGGTTGCGGCCCTTTCCGATGTGGAGGATGACAAGGCAGGGCTCGCCTCCGGACTGCTCTTCGCCTCCTTCCAGATCGGCGGCGGCATCGTACTTGCGGCGGCCTCGGCAGTCTTCGGAGCCGCGCCGCATTTCGGCTGGGACCCCTATGTCGCCGGCATCGCCTTCGTGGCCCTGCTTGCGGTGGCGATTACCTTGCTTGCCGCCGCCGGTCCGCGGACATCGATCACCCGGAGACCCAGCTATCAGGCGGCGGAATGA
- a CDS encoding LysR family transcriptional regulator, with protein MMNDVTLRKIDLNLLLAFSVLMQERNVSRAAERLLLGQPGLSAALRRLREALDDELFVRVGRGLQPTPRALSIAPAIEDALSGIERAIRPQAEFDPASWQGEFRIGMCDNLESAFFGPLAARLLQLSPGARLIGIASEKRDAARRLDEGVFDFSVAMHDEPASWHIRAPLFDQVSICIYDAAQLGLKAPLSLKDFANVAHVTVSFEGNTSTGIDMALNRTGDVRQVVATVPRFSALPMVLKAMPAIATVPESIGRCMAQLHGLMLCEPPLSLPADPVTMLYRRVDQTDGRARWFRRLFIDVANKALEASGCCVSIPRAAA; from the coding sequence ATGATGAATGATGTCACCCTTCGTAAGATCGACCTCAACCTCCTGCTGGCCTTTTCGGTGCTGATGCAGGAGCGCAATGTCAGTCGCGCCGCCGAGCGCCTGCTGCTCGGTCAGCCAGGTCTGTCGGCCGCTTTGCGGCGCTTGCGCGAAGCCCTGGACGATGAACTGTTCGTGCGTGTCGGCCGCGGCCTGCAGCCGACGCCGCGCGCCCTTTCCATCGCTCCGGCGATCGAGGATGCGCTGTCGGGCATCGAGCGCGCCATCCGCCCGCAGGCTGAGTTCGATCCGGCGAGCTGGCAGGGCGAGTTCCGCATCGGCATGTGCGACAATCTCGAATCGGCCTTCTTCGGCCCGCTTGCCGCCCGTCTTCTCCAGCTTTCACCCGGCGCCCGGCTGATCGGCATCGCTTCCGAAAAGCGCGATGCCGCACGCCGGCTGGATGAAGGCGTCTTCGATTTCAGCGTCGCGATGCATGACGAACCCGCCTCCTGGCACATTCGCGCGCCGCTGTTCGACCAAGTCTCGATCTGCATCTACGATGCAGCTCAGCTCGGGCTGAAGGCGCCGTTGAGCCTCAAGGATTTCGCCAATGTCGCCCATGTCACCGTCTCGTTCGAAGGCAACACCTCGACCGGTATCGACATGGCGCTGAACCGCACCGGCGATGTGAGACAGGTGGTGGCGACCGTGCCGCGCTTTTCCGCTCTGCCGATGGTGCTGAAGGCGATGCCCGCCATTGCCACCGTGCCGGAATCGATCGGTCGCTGCATGGCGCAGTTACATGGGCTGATGCTTTGCGAGCCGCCGCTTTCGCTGCCGGCCGATCCCGTGACGATGCTTTATCGCCGAGTCGACCAGACGGACGGCCGGGCGCGCTGGTTCCGTCGCCTGTTCATCGATGTAGCCAATAAAGCGCTCGAAGCCTCCGGCTGCTGCGTATCCATTCCGAGAGCCGCTGCCTGA